A single genomic interval of Streptomyces sp. BA2 harbors:
- a CDS encoding Scr1 family TA system antitoxin-like transcriptional regulator has product MARERSGRTVAHLVLATRLKTLRESAGLSFQQAAEALGAHPATVRRIEQAQTSLDAGQVSTLLSVYGAGAAETEEFLGKLSAANRPGWWHPWRAVMDAWQLDLMSVESAASIIRTWHPALVPALLRTPDYSRAVDDVLRPDLSPADKDRRTEFLMERQGRLRAQQTRVWALMSAAALHTRVGGAEVMAGQKKSLGSAAERPEVTLQIHPLDGPAHALTGKAPLTVYRVEVPEISDHVVREGGLPGTADVWDAHETVTAHLMLLDYSCTAAPHPHKSKEELA; this is encoded by the coding sequence GTGGCTCGCGAACGATCCGGCCGGACCGTCGCGCACCTGGTTCTCGCCACCCGGCTGAAAACTCTGCGTGAATCGGCCGGGCTGAGTTTCCAGCAGGCCGCCGAGGCTCTCGGCGCCCATCCGGCGACCGTCCGCCGTATCGAGCAGGCCCAGACATCTCTGGACGCCGGTCAGGTCTCCACGCTCCTGTCGGTGTACGGGGCAGGTGCGGCGGAGACCGAGGAATTCCTCGGGAAGCTTTCGGCCGCCAACCGCCCCGGGTGGTGGCATCCGTGGCGTGCCGTCATGGATGCCTGGCAGCTGGACCTGATGAGCGTGGAATCAGCGGCCAGCATCATCCGCACCTGGCACCCGGCGCTCGTCCCCGCCCTGCTGCGCACCCCGGACTACTCCCGTGCCGTCGACGACGTCCTGCGCCCTGACCTGTCCCCCGCGGACAAGGACCGCCGGACGGAGTTCCTGATGGAGCGTCAAGGCCGGTTGCGTGCGCAGCAGACACGCGTCTGGGCCCTGATGTCGGCCGCCGCTCTCCATACGCGGGTAGGGGGCGCGGAGGTCATGGCCGGGCAGAAGAAATCGCTCGGATCCGCCGCGGAGCGACCCGAGGTGACCTTGCAGATCCACCCCCTTGACGGGCCGGCGCACGCCCTGACGGGCAAGGCCCCGCTGACCGTGTACCGCGTCGAGGTGCCGGAGATCTCCGACCATGTGGTCCGGGAGGGGGGCCTGCCCGGCACGGCCGACGTCTGGGACGCGCACG
- a CDS encoding winged helix-turn-helix transcriptional regulator → MLSRTLQRLAQGELIERERTTGFPYATTYRLAPPARELLTALVPAAEWTETHSALVARVQGLRQRLPEE, encoded by the coding sequence ATGCTGAGCCGGACTCTGCAGCGCCTCGCCCAGGGAGAACTCATCGAACGCGAGCGGACGACGGGCTTCCCGTACGCCACGACGTACCGCCTCGCCCCGCCGGCCCGAGAGCTCCTGACCGCCTTGGTGCCGGCCGCCGAGTGGACAGAGACGCATTCCGCCCTCGTGGCCCGGGTGCAGGGGCTGCGACAGAGGCTGCCCGAGGAGTAG